A segment of the Cyanobacteria bacterium QS_8_64_29 genome:
CAGACGGGCTCGATCCGGCCGCTGCAGCCCCCCTGTTGTGCGCCGGCATTACAACCTACTCGCCGCTCAAGCACTATGGCGTTCGGGCTGGCAGCCGCGTTGGCGTGGTTGGCATGGGCGGACTGGGCCACATGGGCATTAAGTTTGCCCGCGCTATGGGCGCGGAAGTTACGGTTTTCACGCGCTCCCAGGACAAAGTGACCGAAGCCCAGCGTCAGGGCGCCGACCGCGTTGTGGTCTCGAGCAACGAGCAGCAGATGGCCGAACTGGCGGGCCAGCTCGATTTCATCCTCGATACGGTCCCGGTCCAGCACGATCTGAACCCGTACCTCAAGGCGCTGACCTACGACGGCACCTACATCCTGGTGGGCTTGCTGGAACCCATCGATCCCCCACTGGATGCCGGCGCAATTGTAACCCAGCGGCGATCGCTAGCTGGTTCGCTCATCGGCGGCATGCCCGAGACTCAAGAGGTGCTCGATTTCTGCGCCGAGCACGGCATCGCTTGCAATATCGAGCGGCTCGACATTCGCAGCATCAACACAGCCTACGAACGGGTACAGCGTGGTGACGTCAAATACCGCTTTGTCATTGATATGGCTACGCTGACCGATGGGAGCAACGAATAGCCCCAGCAGTAGAGGGGGACCCCGCCAATAGCGGGGTCCCAATTGGGCAGCCCATGCACGACCGGTCGAGTCCAGGGTCGCTACAGGAGGTTTTCTCAATAGAGAGCGGACCTTGACCTGAACAAGGGCACGAATCGAGCGCTAGAGGGTCTGGCTGTAGGTTCGCA
Coding sequences within it:
- a CDS encoding hydroxyacid dehydrogenase; translated protein: MPQVRAYGAQSPTAELAPLMIERRALRPDDVAIAIRYCGICHTDIHFVRNDWGGTEYPIVPGHEIVGRVTAVGSQVSAFSVGDTVGVGCMVDSCRECRACQDGLEQYCLEGCVLTYNGHDRHDGSLTYGGYAESIAVSERFVVRVPDGLDPAAAAPLLCAGITTYSPLKHYGVRAGSRVGVVGMGGLGHMGIKFARAMGAEVTVFTRSQDKVTEAQRQGADRVVVSSNEQQMAELAGQLDFILDTVPVQHDLNPYLKALTYDGTYILVGLLEPIDPPLDAGAIVTQRRSLAGSLIGGMPETQEVLDFCAEHGIACNIERLDIRSINTAYERVQRGDVKYRFVIDMATLTDGSNE